In the SAR202 cluster bacterium genome, AGACCTATCCTGGGACGCTGAAAACCGCTTAGCCTCAGTGACAGCGGTGTCTTCTGGTCTCAAGGCCAACTGGCGATTTGAAGAAGGTTCAGGAACAAGCGCTCAAGACAGCACTGGGAATGGCTACACAGGCACCCTAGTTAACGGGCCCACATGGGCAACAGCAGGGAAGGAAGGCAAAGCTCTCTCCTTTGACGGAGTTAACGACAAGGTAACTTACTCGCCGGCCATTGCAGGCCATCCATTCACTGTCTGCCTTTGGGCTAAACAGAACGGCTCTGCTGCCACCAGCATCTGGGGGGGAGGGAGGCACCGATAGCGCCTACCATGTAGCAATACAGTCGACAGGCACACGGTTCAAATTCAGGCAGCGTGGCCTGAATGATACCTTCTACGATGTCCAGGGGCCAGAAAGCGCCAACGACGGGAACTGGCATCACATCTGTGGAGTGAGCGCCTCGGATACAAACCACATCCTTTACATAGACGGCGTACAGGCGGGCAGTAATACCGATAATGTGCCATTTGTAGCTTCTGCTGGACTCACTGGTAGGATAGGTACCCTTTTTGCCCAGGTGGAGGAGACCTACTTCAACGGTAGCATCGATGAAGTGAGGATCTACGAGCGCGCTTTGAGCGCTGCTGAGATTGCCACCATCCACGCCAACGGCTTTGAGACCTACGTCTATGACGGCGACGGGGTGAGGGTGAAGAAGACGGTGGGCGGCACTACCACGGTGTACGTCAACAAGTACTACCAGGTCACGGGTAGCACCGCCACCAAGCACTACTACTTTGGCGGGCAGTTGGTGGCGGTGAAAGAAGGCGCCGCCCTCCGCTACCTCCACACCGACCATCTGGGCTCCTCCAGCGTGCCCACCGATACCAGCGGGGCCAGCGCGGGGAGCCAGACCTACAAGCCCTTTGGCGAGACGCGGGCGAGCAGTGGGACGTTTGGGACGGACAGGAAGTTCACCGGGCAGCGGCTGGACGGGACGGGGCTGTATTTCTACAACGCCCGGTATTACGACGCGGCGTTGGGGAGATTTATTAGCCCTGACCCACTGATTCCGCATAGATACAACCCCCAGGCTTATAACCGGTACTCATACGTATTCAACAACCCTCTTAGATACACAGACCCAACGGGGTACTGCCCATTCTGCGACTTCGTGTCAAATACGTTTCAGGCCGTAGCTTCTGATCCGCTGGCTGTCGCACACGTCGGTTTAGACCATCTAGGCTACGTCCCAGGGCCTTTAGGCATGGCGGCTGATGCCTTAAATGCCGGCCTCTATCTGGCGGAAGGGGACTTTGCTAACGCAGCGCTCTCGGGTGTGGCGATTGTGCCGGTGGCGGGGGATGCGGTGAAAGCGAGCAAGAGCCTTAAACTAGCTGATGACGCCGCTGCTAAAATGAAGGAAGTTCATAAGAGGGGTAAGGCCGGAGAAACCCAGTACGGGGTTGACGATCCTAAAAAGAAAATCGTCTCACTGTCAGGGATGGCTACAAAGCGGTATCCAGACAAGGTCACTGATACAGCTATCCATGAAGTCAAAAATGCTAAGAAGGTGCGCCTAGATAGCCAGCTAAAGGACTACATTCTCTACGCAAAACAGAAAGATATAGACTTTATTCTGGTTGTCAGGCGGAATAGTAAAGTAGACTCAAGCATAGAGAAGTACGCGAAGAAAAATGACGTCAACATTCGTATCCTTTATGAGCTTGAGTAAATAACTTATATGAGCTTTCAAAAGACACGTAAGTGTCCTGAAGGTTACCCAGCGCCTCAGGTACCAGAAAACGAGAAGGAGAAAAAAGTCTACCTTCGTAAGGCGACGGCTGAAGCCAAAGAAGCAGCAGCGCCCCTGCTAAGAGAACTAGCCGATATCGGGGTCAATGTTGAATCTATTTGGGACCTGGTGAATTACAATTTTGACTATCGGCAGGCTGTGCCGATTCTGATTGACTGGCTGCCAAGGATGCAGAATATAAGAGTAAGGGAAGCAATTGTAAGGGCCCTGACGGTAAAGTTTGCTAGTCCCGCGGCTATATACCCTCTCCTAATAGAATTCGAATGCGGTAGTGAGTTTATTAAGTGGGAAGTGGGTAATGCCCTTGCCGAAGTAGCAGATAAGAGTGTGTTCGACGACATCTTAAGACTAGTCAAGGAGCCTCAGCACGGGACGGCGCGCCAAGAGTTGATAATAAGCTTAGGACGCCTGAAAGATAAAAGAGCGATTCCTACCCTTGTTAACCTACTGAGGGATCCAGACGTCCAGGGCCACGCAATAAACGCCCTGCGCCTCTTGAGTGCTACTGAGGCCAGGTCCGCCATAGAGCCCTTCTTGGCCCACGAGAAAGCGTGGATTCGTAGGGAAGCCAAGTCAGCCCTCGGGAAGTTTGACAAGCTAGGGAAAGATTCTTAGCTGTTAAGGGAAGAATTGCTTCCTTATCGAATTCTATGTATCACTGCCTGGATCATGTAATGGTAGAGGGCAAGGCGGTGAAGGTATAAGCGTGGACAGCAATTGAGATTCCTCCTTGATGCGGGAATCCAGGCAGGCTTTTTCTGGGGAAGGAAAGGGAAGGGGCTGAGATAAATTGGTACAATGCCTCCATAGTGTATTCGTTGGGAGGTAGGAGATAGCTATGTGGAACAACATGAAGGTTATTGACGCGGACGCGCACATGCACGAGCCGCAGTATTTGTGGGAGCGGTATGTGGAGCCGGCGTTTAGGGAGCGGGTTCCCAAGGTCATCGGGATGAATGGCATCAATTTTATCTATGAGCCGGACGGGAGGATTATTCCGCACGGGCAGGGGAAGACGGGGCATTCGGCGGCGGCGTATCGATGGATGGAGAAGAAGTACGGGGAGGCGTACCGGCAGTGGTGGTCGCCGGAGATCCGGCTGAAGGATATGGACAAGCACGGGTGGGACGCGCAGGTAATCCTGCCGACGGGCGGGAACGGGAGCTTTGCCGGCGACGCGGCGCTGAAGGACCCGGAGGTGGGAGGCGCGCTGTCGAGGGCGTACCACAACTGGTGCCGGGAGTACTGCGACGCCAACCCCAAGCGGCTGTTTTTCACGGCCATACTGCCCGCCGGCGATGTGGAGATTATGATGGCAGAGGCGCATCGGACGGTGGAGAAGCTGGGAGCGGTGTCGGCGCGGAACCCGCTGCTGCCGGAGGGGAAGTGGCTGCATCATTCGGAGATGGATCCGCTGTGGCAGTTCGCGTCGGAGGCGGACTTTCCGATCACCATTCACGGCGAATATTTGAGGCGGCGTTTTCAGCCCTTCGCGTCGATAAAAGGGAAGGAGCCGGCCTTTGCGGCGCTGGACCATGCAGTGGGGTTTGCCTTCGACAACATGGCGACGCTGGGGCACTTTATCTTCGGCGGGGTGCTGGAGCGGTTTCCCAAGCTGAGGCTTGGGATACTGGAGTCGAACGTGGGGTGGGTGCCTTTCTGGTTGGGGAGGCTGGACGAGCATGCGCACGGGCGGCAGAGCGCGTTTTCGGACGAAGGGTCGATACCGCCGCTGCAGCCCAGCGAGTATTTCAAGCGGCAGTGCATAATGTCGGCGGACGCGGACGAGCCGGGGCTAAAGTACGCGGTGGACTTTCTGGGGGAGGACCATCTGGTGTTCAACACCGACTATCCGCACCCTGACGCGCCAGACCCTGAGAGCGTGAGGCCGGCTTTTGACGCTCAGCCGATAAGCCAGAGCGCGAAGAGGAAGATTTTGTGGGATAACGCGGTGAGGCTGTATGGGCGGAGGATGGGGGTTTAGGGGGGCCGCCAAGGCTGGGGAGCGGAATGCTCTAAGCTGACGCGGTCCTCACAGACACCATCCTTGTTCTCATTCGTAATACCATCCCCTAGCCCCTTCCTGCTGGAAGGGGAGATCTAAAAAGAAGCACCAATTCCCCCTCTATCTCCCCCTTTTCCTCACAGGAAAAGGGGGAGGACCAAATAAGACAACCCATGGCCCCATGATGAAAAAGCTTGGTTGAAAAGGGTGGGGGCGGGTGATAACCTTGCCAGCATCAAGCCCCGCTTAGCCACATTCAGAAAGGCTATTTAGATGGCACTACCAGAAAGAATGAGGTTTGGGATTTTCATGGCGCCTTTCCAGGCGTTGGGAGAGAATCCGACGCTATCTTTGGATCGAAGTCTAGAGTTACTACAGTGGCTAGATTATCTAGGCTATGACGAGGCGTGGGTGGGGGAGCATCACAGCGCGGGGTGGGAGATCATCGCGTCACCGGAGGTGTTCATCGCGACGGCGGCGGAGCGGACGAAACATATAAAGCTGGGGACCGGCGTAGTGAGCCTGCCGTACCACCACCCGCTGATGACGGCAAATCGAATGGTGCTGCTGGACCACCTGACTCGAGGGCGGGCGATGTTCGGGGTGGGACCGGGGGCGCTGGTGTCCGACGCGGTGATGATGGGGATCAACC is a window encoding:
- a CDS encoding HEAT repeat domain-containing protein; this encodes MSFQKTRKCPEGYPAPQVPENEKEKKVYLRKATAEAKEAAAPLLRELADIGVNVESIWDLVNYNFDYRQAVPILIDWLPRMQNIRVREAIVRALTVKFASPAAIYPLLIEFECGSEFIKWEVGNALAEVADKSVFDDILRLVKEPQHGTARQELIISLGRLKDKRAIPTLVNLLRDPDVQGHAINALRLLSATEARSAIEPFLAHEKAWIRREAKSALGKFDKLGKDS
- a CDS encoding amidohydrolase yields the protein MWNNMKVIDADAHMHEPQYLWERYVEPAFRERVPKVIGMNGINFIYEPDGRIIPHGQGKTGHSAAAYRWMEKKYGEAYRQWWSPEIRLKDMDKHGWDAQVILPTGGNGSFAGDAALKDPEVGGALSRAYHNWCREYCDANPKRLFFTAILPAGDVEIMMAEAHRTVEKLGAVSARNPLLPEGKWLHHSEMDPLWQFASEADFPITIHGEYLRRRFQPFASIKGKEPAFAALDHAVGFAFDNMATLGHFIFGGVLERFPKLRLGILESNVGWVPFWLGRLDEHAHGRQSAFSDEGSIPPLQPSEYFKRQCIMSADADEPGLKYAVDFLGEDHLVFNTDYPHPDAPDPESVRPAFDAQPISQSAKRKILWDNAVRLYGRRMGV